From a single Solanum dulcamara chromosome 4, daSolDulc1.2, whole genome shotgun sequence genomic region:
- the LOC129887002 gene encoding subtilisin-like protease SBT3, with product MGFPYSLHLLFLSWFLFAHLFCFLAIAQRSTYIVHLDKSLMPNVFADHHHWHTSTIDSIKASVPSSVDRFHSAPKLVYSYDNVFHGFSAVLSQNELKALKKLPGFISAYKDRTVEPDTTYTSDFLKLNPSSGLWPASGLGQDVIVGVLDSGIWPESVSFQDDGMPEIPKRWKGICRPGTQFNTSMCNKKLIGANYFNKGILANDPTVNISMNSARDTSGHGSHCASIAAGNFAKGVSHFGYAPGTARGVAPRARIAVYKFSFSEGTFTSDLIAAMDQAVADGVDMISISFGYRFIPLYEDAISIASFGAMLKGVLVSASAGNRGPSVGSLGNGSPWILCVAAGHTDRRFAGTLTLGNGLRIRGWSVFPARAFVRDSPVIYNKTLSDCNSEELLSQVPDPERTIVICDYNADENGFGFSFQISNINRARLKAGIFISEDPGVFTSSTFSYPGVVIDKKKGKQVINYVKNSVSPTATITFQETYMDGERAAPVLAGFSARGPSRSYLGIAKPDILAPGVLILAAFPPNLFSDSIQNIELSSDYELKSGTSMAAPHAAGIAAMLKGAHPEWSPSAIRSAMMTTANHLDSTQKPIREDDNMVATPLDMGAGHVDPNRALDPGLVYDATPQDYINLICSMNFTENQFKTFARSSANFHNCSNPSADLNYPSFIALYPFSLEANFTWLEQKFRRTLTNVGKGGATYKVKIETPKNSTVSVSPQTLVFKGKNDKQSYSLSIRYRGDSDQSRNVGSITWVEENGNHSVRSPIVTCPVIEVWGSDD from the coding sequence ATGGGGTTTCCTtattctcttcatcttctctttCTTTCATGGTTTCTTTTTGCTCATTTGTTCTGTTTCTTAGCTATTGCACAAAGATCCACTTATATTGTCCATTTGGACAAATCTTTAATGCCTAATGTCTTTGCTGATCACCATCATTGGCATACTTCCACTATTGATTCCATCAAAGCTTCTGTTCCTTCATCAGTCGACAGATTCCACTCTGCTCCAAAACTTGTTTACTCCTATGACAATGTGTTTCATGGATTCAGTGCTGTTTTGTCCCAAAATGAGCTGAAAGCTTTGAAAAAGTTACCAGGTTTCATTTCAGCTTACAAAGATAGAACTGTGGAACCAGACACTACCTACACATCTGATTTCCTCAAGCTCAATCCTTCATCTGGGCTATGGCCAGCTTCTGGTTTAGGCCAAGATGTTATCGTTGGTGTTCTTGACAGTGGAATATGGCCAGAATCTGTGAGTTTCCAAGATGATGGTATGCCAGAAATCCCCAAAAGGTGGAAGGGAATTTGCAGGCCCGGCACACAGTTTAATACTTCAATGTGCAACAAAAAACTCATCGGAGCCAATTACTTCAATAAGGGAATTTTGGCTAATGATCCCACTGTGAACATTTCCATGAATTCTGCCAGGGATACTAGTGGTCATGGCTCACACTGCGCTTCCATTGCTGCTGGGAACTTTGCGAAAGGTGTTTCCCATTTTGGATATGCACCAGGAACAGCGAGAGGGGTTGCTCCACGTGCTAGGATAGCTGTGTACAAGTTCAGCTTTAGTGAAGGAACTTTTACATCAGATTTAATTGCTGCTATGGACCAAGCTGTTGCGGATGGCGTtgacatgatatccatttcttttGGTTACCGTTTCATTCCCTTGTATGAAGATGCTATATCAATTGCTTCTTTTGGAGCTATGTTGAAGGGGGTATTGGTTTCAGCTTCAGCTGGAAATCGAGGTCCAAGCGTCGGAAGTTTAGGCAATGGATCTCCATGGATCTTGTGCGTGGCAGCAGGCCACACTGACAGGAGATTTGCAGGAACTTTGACTTTGGGCAATGGGTTAAGAATTAGGGGGTGGAGCGTGTTTCCTGCAAGAGCCTTTGTCAGGGATTCACCGGTTATTTACAACAAGACTCTATCCGATTGCAACTCAGAAGAATTGTTATCGCAAGTTCCTGATCCCGAACGCACCATCGTCATCTGTGATTATAATGCAGATGAAAATGGTTTTGGTTTCTCTTTCCAAATTTCTAACATCAATCGAGCAAGACTTAAAGCAGGCATTTTTATTTCTGAGGATCCAGGAGTGTTCACGTCCTCCACTTTTTCCTACCCGGGAGTTGTGATTGACAAAAAGAAAGGgaaacaagtcatcaattacGTTAAGAACAGTGTTTCTCCCACTGCCACCATAACGTTCCAAGAAACGTATATGGATGGAGAAAGGGCAGCCCCAGTTCTTGCTGGATTCTCAGCACGAGGGCCCTCCAGAAGCTACTTGGGAATCGCAAAGCCGGATATTTTGGCACCAGGGGTACTGATTCTTGCAGCATTTCCACCTAATCTCTTTTCAGACAGTATTCAGAACATAGAATTATCCTCTGATTACGAACTTAAATCAGGTACATCAATGGCTGCTCCTCATGCAGCTGGAATTGCAGCAATGCTAAAAGGTGCACATCCTGAATGGAGTCCTTCAGCTATTCGCTCCGCCATGATGACCACAGCAAACCATTTGGATAGTACTCAAAAGCCTATTAGAGAGGACGATAACATGGTTGCCACACCACTAGACATGGGAGCAGGGCATGTTGACCCAAACAGAGCTCTTGATCCCGGCCTAGTATATGATGCTACTCCGCAAGATTACATAAATCTTATATGCTCTATGAATTTCACCGAAAATCAGTTCAAAACATTTGCAAGATCATCAGCCAATTTCCACAACTGCTCAAATCCATCAGCTGATCTCAATTACCCATCATTCATCGCCTTGTACCCATTCAGCTTGGAGGCTAACTTCACCTGGCTGGAGCAGAAATTCAGGAGGACCCTTACAAATGTTGGTAAAGGTGGAGCAACTTATAAAGTGAAGATAGAGACACCGAAGAATTCCACTGTTTCAGTGTCTCCACAAACTCTGGTGTTCAAGGGGAAAAATGATAAGCA